Proteins encoded by one window of Lathyrus oleraceus cultivar Zhongwan6 chromosome 1, CAAS_Psat_ZW6_1.0, whole genome shotgun sequence:
- the LOC127126746 gene encoding probable BOI-related E3 ubiquitin-protein ligase 3, with amino-acid sequence MAVEARHLHLFSPQLINNREMMNPVETNVNNIYNNMGYSSVPPSSIKTAATEALILPPYNSITADSLPQKTAMNSDSGLTYNVPLRKRSRDSRDYSNSINFAFQNSYLPPSTAPQNNKSCASSSFSFLGEDISLQIQRQQLDIDQLIAQQMEKVKYEIEEKRKRQAMRLIQAIDMTVTKRLKAKEEEIEKIARTNWALEERVKSLCMENQIWRDLAQSNEATANALRSNLEQLLAQRVGDDNGDSIPPVGRHAAQIDDAESCCDSNDSINEEENVVEWRSIGDNDNNGRNIEAMKMIRNCGGGGGGGVDSGSGGSNFVNSMKLCSNCGKDESCVLILPCRHLCLCAVCGSNLHICPICKSFKTASIHVNMS; translated from the exons ATGGCAGTTGAGGCTCGCCATCTTCACCTCTTTTCCCCTCAACTCATAAACAACAG AGAAATGATGAACCCTGTTGAAACAAACGTCAACAACATCTACAACAACATGGGTTATTCCTCTGTTCCTCCGTCTTCTATCAAAACCGCCGCGACGGAGGCTCTTATTCTTCCGCCGTACAACTCTATAACCGCTGATTCGTTACCTCAGAAAACTGCTATGAACTCTGATAGTGGTCTCACTTATAACGTTCCCTTGAGAAAACGTTCTAGAGATTCCAGAGACTATTCAAATTCAATCAATTTCGCTTTTCAGAATTCTTATCTTCCTCCTTCAACAGCGCCACAGAACAACAAAAGTTGTGCCTCTTCCTCGTTCTCTTTTCTTGGTGAAGACATTTCCCTTCAGATCCAAAGGCAACAACTTGACATCGATCAACTCATTGCACAACAA ATGGAGAAGGTGAAATATGAGATTGAAGAGAAGAGGAAGAGACAAGCGATGAGGCTGATTCAAGCTATTGACATGACTGTTACGAAGAGATTGAAGGCTAAAGAAGAAGAAATCGAGAAAATTGCTAGAACTAATTGGGCTTTAGAAGAAAGAGTTAAGTCACTTTGCATGGAGAATCAAATATGGCGTGATTTGGCTCAAAGCAATGAAGCCACAGCCAATGCTCTGCGCTCTAATCTCGAACAGCTTCTTGCACAGCGAGTCGGAGATGATAATGGGGATAGTATTCCTCCGGTCGGTCGGCACGCTGCTCAAATCGATGACGCCGAGTCTTGTTGTGATAGCAATGATAGTATCAATGAGGAAGAGAATGTTGTGGAATGGCGAAGTATAGGTGATAATGATAACAATGGTAGAAACATTGAAGCAATGAAGATGATTAGAAActgtggtggtggtggtggtggcgGTGTTGATAGTGGAAGTGGTGGAAGCAATTTTGTGAATAGCATGAAACTATGCAGCAACTGTGGGAAAGATGAATCTTGTGTGTTGATTTTGCCTTGTAGACATCTCTGTTTATGTGCTGTTTGTGGGTCTAATCTTCATATTTGTCCCATTTGTAAATCTTTCAAAACTGCTAGTATCCATGTTAACATGTcatga